In one window of Spartinivicinus marinus DNA:
- a CDS encoding DMT family transporter, whose product MKNQKHATIYGLSAVMLWSTVATAFKISLQHFSPLQLLFYSSLCCIMLLTAILGWQGKLQQVYHCIKTAPTHYLLLGTMNPFIYYLLLLQGYDLLPAQQAQPINYTWAITLTLLSIPILKQKITLLAFLACLVSYLGVLVISTKGELLSLNFSNPLGVLFLLTSTLFWALYWLLNTKQNHDPVVSLLACFLMGFPLLIISTAAFADFTIPHWHGFAGALYIGLFEMGFSFILWLNAMRLAENTAKISNLIFLAPFTSLIFIHYLLGESIHPATYVGLVLIITGIVLQQRLSHRSASIKGKKVAVN is encoded by the coding sequence ATGAAAAATCAAAAACACGCCACTATTTATGGACTATCTGCTGTAATGCTTTGGTCTACTGTTGCTACTGCTTTTAAAATCAGTTTGCAACATTTTAGCCCATTACAATTACTGTTCTATTCCAGCCTTTGTTGCATTATGTTACTGACTGCTATTTTAGGGTGGCAAGGCAAACTTCAACAGGTCTATCACTGTATCAAAACAGCACCTACTCACTATTTATTACTGGGAACAATGAACCCTTTTATCTATTACCTGTTGTTACTTCAAGGCTATGACTTACTACCAGCCCAACAGGCCCAACCCATTAATTACACCTGGGCTATTACGTTAACCCTTTTATCCATTCCCATTCTAAAACAAAAAATTACTCTGTTAGCGTTTCTAGCCTGTTTAGTCAGCTATTTAGGTGTATTGGTGATTTCGACCAAAGGTGAGCTACTCAGTTTAAATTTTTCTAACCCGCTTGGAGTGTTATTTTTATTGACCAGCACCCTCTTCTGGGCTTTATATTGGTTGTTAAATACCAAACAAAACCACGACCCAGTTGTCAGTTTACTGGCCTGCTTTTTAATGGGTTTCCCTTTACTCATTATTAGTACGGCAGCATTTGCTGACTTTACTATCCCCCACTGGCATGGCTTTGCTGGCGCACTTTACATAGGTTTATTTGAAATGGGGTTTAGTTTTATTTTATGGTTAAATGCCATGAGGCTTGCTGAAAACACTGCCAAAATCAGTAATTTAATCTTTTTAGCCCCCTTTACTTCACTGATTTTTATTCATTATTTACTGGGCGAATCGATACACCCTGCCACCTACGTTGGGTTGGTATTAATTATTACAGGTATTGTATTACAGCAACGGTTAAGTCATCGCTCAGCAAGCATTAAAGGAAAAAAAGTAGCTGTTAATTAA
- a CDS encoding alpha/beta fold hydrolase — MNDCLVTLHPQTLFFADIPITTGTVQANGIELAYESWGEIDKPVMLLVMGLSCQMWMWPDPFVALLVKQGFRVIRFDNRDIGGSNSVKRQMSINLPLSYARYRLGGLPKAHYTLHDMAEDTLALINALKLTEVHLVGVSMGGMIAQLLAAKHPDKLASLTLLMTSTNHPNLPTPDLRLIKFVFARKLAGRNKQRVVDHQQAMWETIGSPAYPTDPIMLRQLLEKCFDRDFRPAGMMRQTHAILATGSLIKWSREITLPTQIIHGIADLLISVKASFQLKQLITGAKLVTIPGMGHDIPQGLYQPISDIITNHIKIHESA; from the coding sequence TTGAACGATTGTCTGGTTACCCTTCATCCACAAACTTTATTTTTTGCTGATATCCCTATTACCACCGGAACTGTTCAAGCCAATGGTATTGAATTGGCCTATGAGTCCTGGGGGGAAATTGACAAGCCTGTGATGTTATTAGTGATGGGGCTATCCTGTCAGATGTGGATGTGGCCTGACCCTTTTGTTGCTTTGTTAGTGAAGCAAGGCTTTCGAGTGATTCGGTTTGATAACCGTGATATTGGTGGTTCAAATAGTGTAAAGCGGCAAATGTCAATTAATTTACCGTTGAGTTATGCTAGGTATCGATTGGGTGGCTTACCTAAAGCCCACTACACCTTGCATGATATGGCGGAGGATACTTTAGCTTTAATTAATGCACTGAAATTAACTGAAGTACATTTAGTGGGGGTATCAATGGGTGGGATGATTGCCCAGCTATTGGCTGCCAAGCATCCAGATAAGTTGGCGAGCTTAACTTTATTAATGACATCTACCAACCACCCGAATTTACCTACCCCTGATCTACGACTGATTAAGTTTGTTTTTGCCAGAAAGTTGGCGGGACGAAATAAACAACGGGTGGTTGATCATCAACAAGCCATGTGGGAAACCATTGGTAGTCCTGCTTATCCAACGGATCCAATTATGCTGAGGCAATTATTGGAAAAATGCTTTGATCGAGATTTTCGGCCCGCAGGCATGATGCGCCAAACCCATGCTATTTTAGCGACCGGCTCATTGATTAAATGGTCCCGTGAAATAACCCTACCGACACAAATTATTCATGGCATAGCTGATCTGCTTATTTCAGTAAAAGCGAGTTTTCAGTTAAAGCAGTTAATAACAGGAGCTAAGTTAGTGACGATTCCTGGTATGGGGCACGATATACCACAGGGGTTGTATCAACCAATTAGTGATATTATTACTAATCACATTAAGATCCATGAAAGTGCTTGA
- a CDS encoding DJ-1 family glyoxalase III gives MKKVLVAIADGSEELEAVCIIDVLRRADVDVVVASCMPTESLLITASRGVKIQADCHIKTCVDQAYDLVVLPGGMPGAKYLYESQPLTGILEKQRNNKQWHAAICASPAVVLAQHGWLKGVKATCYPSFQDKLIGAQVDRAAAVVVDQDNKLITSQGPGTALAFALALVEVLLGKEKAQSVAQPMVIHAA, from the coding sequence ATGAAGAAAGTATTGGTTGCTATTGCTGATGGCTCTGAAGAACTAGAGGCCGTTTGTATTATTGATGTATTAAGACGAGCAGATGTCGATGTTGTCGTGGCCAGTTGTATGCCGACTGAATCGCTGCTAATCACAGCTTCTAGAGGCGTAAAAATTCAAGCGGACTGTCATATTAAAACTTGTGTTGACCAAGCTTATGATTTAGTCGTTTTACCAGGAGGAATGCCTGGAGCAAAGTATTTATATGAGAGTCAACCACTCACTGGCATCTTAGAAAAACAAAGAAATAATAAACAGTGGCATGCTGCAATTTGTGCATCGCCTGCTGTGGTGTTGGCTCAACATGGCTGGCTGAAAGGGGTTAAAGCAACCTGTTATCCCAGTTTTCAAGATAAATTAATAGGCGCACAGGTTGATAGAGCTGCCGCTGTGGTTGTTGATCAGGATAATAAGCTGATTACCAGTCAAGGGCCAGGTACTGCGTTAGCGTTTGCTCTGGCCCTGGTTGAAGTATTACTGGGTAAGGAAAAAGCGCAATCTGTAGCCCAACCAATGGTGATCCATGCGGCCTAG
- a CDS encoding OmpA family protein, whose product MKLTKLACILVATTCLSTAIFAKEPKASVGDKLMGVGSGMVIGALAGGPFGAVIGAAVGDSITEKFAMADQAEANEAALITAQQEIELLRQQLAANQPGSESINSSSYWVMGENQTAQFPVLFHTAESRIPASHLALLDHWATILTANPALQIQLDGYADQRGSDSTNHQLSLARAQAVKQYLASAGIDPQRISVIAHGKQEASAAQGNLDGYALDRQVVVTLSTNENTATVAQN is encoded by the coding sequence ATGAAACTAACAAAACTCGCCTGCATCCTAGTTGCCACTACCTGTTTATCAACAGCGATTTTTGCTAAAGAGCCCAAAGCAAGTGTTGGGGATAAATTAATGGGCGTAGGTTCAGGTATGGTGATTGGCGCATTAGCAGGCGGCCCTTTTGGTGCAGTCATTGGTGCAGCTGTTGGAGATAGCATCACAGAAAAGTTTGCTATGGCAGATCAAGCTGAAGCAAACGAGGCGGCACTGATTACAGCCCAGCAAGAAATTGAGCTGCTTAGGCAACAATTGGCAGCGAACCAGCCTGGTAGTGAATCAATTAATAGCAGTAGTTATTGGGTAATGGGCGAAAACCAAACGGCACAATTCCCTGTATTGTTTCATACCGCTGAGAGCCGTATACCTGCTTCCCACTTAGCACTGCTTGATCACTGGGCAACCATATTAACAGCAAACCCTGCATTACAAATTCAGCTAGATGGTTATGCCGATCAACGAGGCTCAGATAGCACTAACCACCAACTATCTCTAGCCAGAGCTCAAGCTGTTAAGCAATACCTTGCCAGTGCAGGCATTGACCCACAACGTATTAGTGTCATCGCTCATGGCAAACAAGAGGCTTCCGCAGCCCAGGGTAATTTAGACGGTTATGCGTTGGATCGTCAGGTCGTCGTTACACTGAGCACTAATGAAAATACGGCAACGGTTGCACAAAACTAG
- a CDS encoding polysaccharide biosynthesis protein, with the protein MKIKNFLLELTRRQKRILGVTTDVALTWLCLWLAFFVRLGPEELVNPIGADYAWLFIVAPLVSLPIFIKLGLYRAVLRYMGRDAFLAVFKAITLSTLVLSLLIYWHREAAVVPRSVVLNYWALCMLAIGGIRWAVRLWLVPQDSAHLLRISRAQNLSKRPVAIYGAGEAGFELLGALERGHELMPVAFVDDDRSIANRLIAGKRVYTPKHIGQMIEETGAREILLAMPTLSRSQKKEILESLEQYPLHVRTVPSISELAMGKVKVADIREVEIADVLGRDSVQPEEALLERCIKNKVVMVTGAGGSIGSELCRQIVQNQPKSIILFEHSEYNLYSIHKELEQIVQQVNYPVEVIPLLGSVTNAKHLLNTISSYHVDTLYHAAAYKHVPIVEQNIAEGIRNNVFGTLLTAQAAIIGKVKHFVLISTDKAVRPTNVMGASKRLAEMVLQALSEESTLYLNKNNVFGLVNHCAFHNETRFTMVRFGNVLGSSGSVIPKFREQVAEGGPITVTHPNITRYFMTIPEASQLVIQAGAMEQGGDVFVLNMGEPVKIVDLAEKIINLSGLTVKNEESPEGDIEIQFTGLRPGEKLYEELLIGENDTPTEHSMIMRAHEEMLPWESLAELLSEIEQSLKEYDYTNVRHLLLKAVTGYKPEKNIVDLLYNQNKKVTVEKVVSLEQKSRQ; encoded by the coding sequence ATGAAAATTAAAAATTTTTTACTAGAGCTGACTCGGCGACAAAAAAGAATTCTGGGTGTTACAACAGATGTTGCACTCACCTGGCTCTGCCTATGGCTTGCTTTTTTTGTACGACTAGGGCCTGAGGAGTTAGTTAACCCCATTGGGGCTGATTACGCTTGGTTGTTTATCGTCGCACCACTGGTTTCTTTACCGATTTTTATCAAGCTTGGACTTTACCGCGCAGTGCTTCGCTATATGGGGCGTGATGCTTTTTTAGCCGTTTTTAAGGCTATAACTTTATCTACCCTAGTGTTGTCTTTGTTGATTTACTGGCATCGTGAAGCAGCAGTGGTGCCGCGTTCGGTGGTGTTAAATTACTGGGCATTGTGTATGTTGGCCATTGGGGGAATTCGCTGGGCTGTTAGGTTATGGCTGGTTCCACAAGATAGTGCTCACTTATTGCGGATTTCTCGGGCTCAAAATCTAAGTAAGCGCCCGGTGGCTATTTATGGTGCTGGTGAAGCTGGCTTTGAGTTATTGGGAGCGTTAGAGCGTGGCCATGAGTTAATGCCAGTGGCGTTTGTGGATGATGATCGTTCGATTGCTAATCGCTTGATTGCGGGGAAGCGAGTATATACTCCCAAGCATATTGGGCAGATGATTGAGGAAACGGGGGCTAGGGAAATACTGCTGGCAATGCCTACTTTATCACGCTCACAGAAAAAAGAAATTTTAGAGTCTTTGGAACAATACCCCCTGCATGTTAGAACAGTACCCAGTATTTCTGAGCTAGCCATGGGTAAGGTGAAAGTGGCAGATATCCGTGAAGTTGAGATAGCGGATGTATTAGGTAGAGATTCGGTTCAACCTGAAGAAGCGCTTTTAGAACGCTGCATTAAAAACAAGGTGGTGATGGTAACAGGGGCAGGTGGCTCCATTGGTTCAGAGCTTTGTCGGCAGATTGTGCAGAATCAACCTAAAAGTATCATTTTGTTTGAGCACTCGGAGTACAACTTATACAGTATTCATAAAGAGCTGGAGCAAATTGTACAACAAGTGAATTACCCTGTTGAAGTCATCCCTTTACTTGGCTCGGTCACCAATGCCAAGCATTTGCTCAATACGATCAGCTCTTATCATGTCGATACCTTATATCATGCAGCAGCCTATAAGCATGTGCCTATTGTCGAACAAAATATTGCGGAAGGCATTCGTAATAATGTATTTGGTACCTTACTTACTGCACAAGCAGCGATTATTGGTAAAGTAAAACACTTTGTGCTGATTTCTACTGATAAAGCGGTTAGGCCCACTAATGTTATGGGTGCTAGCAAGCGCTTGGCAGAAATGGTGTTGCAAGCACTTAGTGAAGAGTCAACGCTTTATTTAAATAAAAATAATGTATTTGGCTTGGTTAACCATTGTGCTTTTCATAATGAAACCCGCTTTACTATGGTGCGTTTTGGTAATGTATTAGGATCATCGGGTTCAGTTATTCCTAAATTCCGGGAGCAGGTAGCAGAGGGCGGCCCTATTACGGTTACACATCCCAATATTACCCGTTACTTTATGACTATTCCTGAAGCTTCCCAGTTGGTGATTCAAGCCGGTGCTATGGAGCAGGGTGGTGACGTATTTGTTTTGAATATGGGGGAGCCTGTTAAGATTGTTGATCTAGCTGAAAAGATAATCAATCTATCAGGGTTAACAGTTAAAAATGAGGAAAGCCCTGAAGGGGATATTGAAATTCAGTTTACTGGCTTGAGGCCGGGTGAAAAACTGTATGAAGAGCTGTTAATTGGTGAAAATGATACACCAACAGAGCACTCAATGATTATGCGTGCTCATGAGGAAATGCTGCCATGGGAGTCTTTAGCAGAATTGCTAAGCGAGATTGAGCAGTCATTAAAAGAGTATGACTATACGAATGTACGTCACCTGTTGTTAAAAGCGGTGACTGGTTACAAACCTGAAAAAAATATTGTGGATTTGTTGTATAACCAGAATAAAAAAGTCACTGTAGAAAAAGTTGTGAGTTTGGAACAAAAAAGCCGGCAATAG